The DNA region CCCCAAGAATCCACAGCCCAGACTCATCACCCAGGTCGCCGAGGTCTTGCGGGAAGGCGGCGTGATCGTCTATCCCACCGATACGACCTATGGCCTGGGATGCGGCCTGTCCAGCCGCAAGGGGGTGGAGCGGATCATGCGCATCAAGCAACTGGCTTCTTCCCATCAATTGTCGATCCTGGTTTCGGACCTTTCCGACATCGCCCATTACGCCCGGGTGGACAACGCCACCTATCGGTTGCTGAAACGGTTTCTCCCCGGTCCTTACACCTTTATTCTGGATGCGACCCGGGAGGTACCCAAAACCA from Magnetococcales bacterium includes:
- a CDS encoding threonylcarbamoyl-AMP synthase encodes the protein MAQFINIHPKNPQPRLITQVAEVLREGGVIVYPTDTTYGLGCGLSSRKGVERIMRIKQLASSHQLSILVSDLSDIAHYARVDNATYRLLKRFLPGPYTFILDATREVPKTILPKRKTIGLRIPDHPICLELLKSLGEPLLSTSMRFSGETEILSDPYVIYTRTDHLVDLVIDAGMLPASPSTVVDLTGPTPVVLRAGAGDPTVFA